In Bacillus methanolicus, the following proteins share a genomic window:
- a CDS encoding IS3 family transposase (programmed frameshift), whose amino-acid sequence MTRARRTFTPEFKAQMVKLYESGKPRKDIISEYNLTPSALDKWVKQSQTSGSFKEKDNRTPEKEELIKLRKENQRLLMENDIFKASCADTRTKVNVIKNNRHKYSISAMCDVLQLPRSTYYYEAKEQSKSDDELTVTIIDIFHKSRQNYGTRKIKHELKKLGKIASRRRIGRIMKENGLVSKYTVAQFKPHVDKCNESKVENVLNREFDQQKELTVVVSDLTYVRVQKNWHYICLFVDLYNREIVGHSAGPNKDAGLVYQALSTIKADLRQIQLFHTDRGNEFKNKTIDEALETFEIKRSLSMKGCPYDNAVAEATFKIIKTEFVKGKYFESLEQLKLELDDYVHWFNHIRIHGTLGYLSPIEYKKEHLKKIV is encoded by the exons ATGACGAGAGCTAGAAGAACATTTACTCCCGAATTTAAAGCTCAAATGGTCAAACTATATGAAAGTGGTAAGCCTAGAAAAGACATTATAAGTGAATACAATTTAACGCCTTCGGCATTAGACAAATGGGTGAAACAGAGCCAAACATCTGGTTCATTTAAAGAGAAGGACAACCGAACACCTGAAAAAGAAGAACTGATCAAGCTTCGTAAAGAAAATCAGCGTTTACTGATGGAGAATGATATTT TTAAAGCAAGCTGCGCTGATACTAGGACGAAAGTAAATGTGATTAAAAATAATCGTCACAAATACTCGATATCAGCAATGTGCGACGTCCTACAACTCCCAAGAAGTACCTATTATTATGAAGCAAAAGAGCAATCTAAATCAGATGATGAACTTACTGTTACCATAATCGATATTTTTCATAAAAGCCGCCAGAACTATGGCACTCGTAAGATAAAACATGAGTTGAAAAAACTCGGTAAAATTGCATCCAGAAGACGTATTGGCCGAATCATGAAAGAAAATGGGCTAGTATCAAAATATACAGTTGCCCAGTTTAAGCCACATGTGGATAAATGTAATGAATCTAAAGTTGAAAATGTGTTGAATAGGGAATTTGATCAACAAAAGGAATTAACGGTTGTAGTCAGTGATTTAACATACGTAAGGGTCCAAAAAAATTGGCATTACATATGTCTATTTGTTGATCTTTACAATAGAGAAATTGTTGGACATAGTGCCGGTCCTAATAAAGATGCTGGACTAGTCTACCAAGCCTTATCAACGATTAAAGCTGATTTAAGACAAATTCAACTATTTCACACAGACCGAGGAAACGAGTTTAAAAACAAGACAATCGATGAAGCTTTAGAAACATTCGAGATTAAACGGTCGTTAAGCATGAAAGGTTGCCCATATGATAACGCAGTAGCCGAAGCCACATTTAAAATTATCAAGACAGAATTTGTAAAAGGTAAATATTTTGAAAGTTTAGAGCAATTAAAATTGGAATTAGATGATTATGTACATTGGTTTAATCATATAAGAATTCACGGAACACTCGGGTATTTAAGCCCTATTGAATACAAAAAGGAACACCTTAAAAAAATTGTCTAG
- a CDS encoding cytochrome C produces MKQPIIIFIISALIGLAGGFSYFQFTDKSEPANAKQETTAVQKETATNAITASKETVSASTSSEEGKILKQKGCLSCHSVSKLSLQGGTTGPDLSNAYKEVEGKHGKPIEEFLKAPTSAVMSGVIKSNPLMDEERGAIIQALKTACIRMTMNFMKMSLFLTRVERQS; encoded by the coding sequence ATGAAACAGCCAATCATTATTTTTATTATTAGTGCATTGATCGGTTTGGCGGGGGGATTTTCATATTTCCAATTTACTGATAAAAGTGAGCCAGCCAATGCGAAACAAGAAACAACTGCAGTTCAAAAAGAAACTGCTACTAATGCAATTACTGCGTCTAAAGAAACTGTTAGCGCCAGCACAAGTTCTGAGGAGGGGAAAATTCTCAAACAAAAAGGTTGTCTATCATGCCATTCTGTCTCGAAACTAAGTTTGCAAGGTGGAACGACGGGACCGGATTTATCTAACGCTTATAAAGAAGTAGAAGGAAAACATGGAAAACCGATTGAAGAATTTTTAAAAGCGCCGACTTCTGCAGTAATGTCAGGAGTAATTAAGTCGAATCCGCTTATGGATGAAGAGAGAGGTGCGATTATTCAAGCGTTAAAAACTGCCTGTATTCGGATGACAATGAATTTTATGAAAATGAGTTTATTTTTAACACGGGTGGAGCGGCAATCATGA
- the cas6 gene encoding CRISPR-associated endoribonuclease Cas6 encodes MLQGFLYRSIQDFELAHFLHNVGYAKEKRRFKMFTFSRLYGTYRIHRQEKKIEFFDQVTWYVSSMLDSLIVDLARNYLLKEQIMINGQPIHIEETFVKSLEIAEKCSYQIRMLSPLTVYSTYENRYGEKRTHFFSPFDPVFSDMVEKNFCNKFQAYFQEQPTERITIKPKKVTQKDKVVSTFKDFRINAWNGTFEIQAPLSYLKFMYEVGIGAKNSQGFGMFEIVE; translated from the coding sequence GTGTTACAAGGATTTTTATACCGCTCAATTCAAGATTTTGAGCTGGCGCATTTTTTACATAACGTTGGATATGCGAAAGAAAAGCGGCGGTTTAAGATGTTTACATTTAGCCGATTGTATGGAACATACCGCATTCATCGTCAAGAGAAAAAAATCGAGTTTTTTGATCAAGTAACATGGTATGTGTCTTCTATGTTAGATTCGCTTATTGTTGATTTAGCGCGAAACTACTTATTGAAAGAACAAATTATGATAAACGGACAGCCGATTCATATAGAGGAGACTTTTGTCAAGTCATTAGAGATCGCTGAAAAATGTTCTTATCAAATTAGGATGCTCTCGCCGCTTACAGTCTACAGCACTTATGAAAACCGATACGGCGAAAAGCGAACCCATTTTTTCTCACCGTTTGATCCTGTTTTTTCTGATATGGTAGAGAAAAATTTTTGTAATAAATTTCAAGCCTATTTTCAAGAGCAGCCAACGGAAAGGATAACCATTAAACCGAAAAAAGTAACTCAAAAAGATAAGGTTGTTTCAACGTTTAAAGATTTCCGAATCAATGCGTGGAATGGAACTTTCGAAATTCAAGCTCCATTGTCTTATCTAAAATTTATGTATGAGGTTGGCATCGGAGCGAAAAACTCACAAGGATTCGGAATGTTTGAAATCGTTGAATAG
- a CDS encoding FixH family protein, which produces MFFLVGCNKGDWDVSVKTKPFYKEGVSAPFVVEIKENGKAASGLSVHATFEMVDMDHGTITTKLKEKSEGVYEGKVQLPMEGEWEALLRIKNGKQTVEKLMKMQVKKKMLLRRSMAKPLRCQMFVSTKHCHKSK; this is translated from the coding sequence ATTTTTTTCCTTGTCGGTTGTAATAAGGGAGATTGGGATGTTTCCGTGAAGACAAAGCCTTTTTATAAAGAGGGCGTATCCGCTCCGTTTGTGGTAGAGATAAAAGAAAATGGGAAAGCTGCCAGCGGATTATCTGTTCATGCAACATTTGAAATGGTTGATATGGATCATGGAACAATAACAACAAAATTAAAGGAAAAAAGCGAAGGGGTATATGAAGGAAAAGTACAGCTGCCAATGGAGGGAGAATGGGAAGCACTTTTAAGAATAAAAAATGGAAAACAAACTGTTGAAAAGTTAATGAAAATGCAAGTGAAAAAGAAGATGCTGTTGCGAAGATCAATGGCCAAACCGTTACGATGTCAGATGTTCGTTTCTACCAAACATTGTCACAAATCGAAATAG
- a CDS encoding IS110 family transposase gives MNYTQNRKISQITPSTLIIGIDIAKDKHVARAQDDRGIEFGKRLIFENRIHGFQMLLDWVNRHQKENDKNHVIFGVEPTGPYWLNLAYFLTAKGYDFVLVNPMHVKKSKELDDNSPTKNDTKDARVIAQLMKDGRYSVPNLLDGIYAELREGVKIRDQLTQQLAITEGRIQNLIQRYFPEFFDVFGDWKGKAALCTLKLFPFPSQMKEMTPEEVLSKWKPFVQRAVGMKRATKLVETAKKSIGIQIGIQFAKREMEYLIDQYELYQTQLEELDQELEALVETIPGAKQMMNIPGLGVTTVALFFAEVGDLTKYSHPQQLVNLAGLSLREHSSGTFKGQTRITKRGRSRLRKAMYLAIRPLVAHNPTFKALHQYYTKRSERPLKKQQSLIALCCKLLRVLFVIGQKQCEFDGSKLLRGLPQITLQVA, from the coding sequence ATTGCCAAAGACAAACACGTGGCACGGGCACAAGACGATCGAGGAATTGAATTTGGAAAACGCTTGATCTTTGAAAATCGCATACATGGTTTCCAAATGCTTTTAGATTGGGTGAATCGACACCAAAAAGAAAATGATAAGAACCATGTGATTTTTGGGGTTGAACCAACCGGGCCTTACTGGTTAAATCTCGCTTATTTTCTTACCGCAAAGGGCTATGACTTTGTGCTAGTCAATCCGATGCATGTAAAGAAAAGCAAAGAGCTTGATGACAACTCTCCAACAAAAAACGATACAAAAGACGCCAGAGTGATTGCACAGCTGATGAAAGACGGCCGATACTCCGTACCAAATCTCTTAGACGGTATTTACGCGGAACTAAGAGAAGGCGTCAAAATAAGAGATCAGCTCACTCAACAGCTTGCCATCACAGAAGGACGTATTCAAAATTTGATTCAACGTTATTTTCCGGAGTTTTTCGATGTTTTCGGAGATTGGAAAGGAAAAGCAGCTCTTTGCACGCTAAAACTGTTTCCATTTCCTTCTCAAATGAAAGAAATGACACCTGAAGAGGTTCTCTCAAAATGGAAGCCATTTGTACAACGAGCAGTTGGAATGAAGCGAGCAACGAAACTAGTAGAAACGGCCAAAAAGAGCATTGGAATTCAAATCGGGATTCAGTTTGCCAAACGTGAAATGGAATATCTGATTGACCAATATGAGCTTTATCAAACGCAGTTGGAAGAGTTGGATCAGGAGCTAGAAGCTCTTGTAGAAACGATCCCAGGTGCTAAGCAAATGATGAATATTCCTGGGTTAGGTGTTACAACAGTCGCTCTATTCTTCGCTGAAGTGGGTGATCTCACAAAGTACAGTCACCCTCAGCAATTAGTTAATCTGGCAGGCCTTTCATTACGTGAGCATAGTTCTGGAACATTTAAAGGACAAACCAGAATAACGAAACGGGGACGAAGCAGGCTGCGTAAAGCTATGTACTTAGCGATTCGGCCACTCGTTGCCCATAATCCAACTTTTAAAGCTTTACATCAATACTATACAAAACGATCTGAAAGGCCTTTAAAAAAGCAACAGTCCCTCATCGCTTTGTGTTGTAAGCTATTACGTGTCTTATTTGTCATTGGTCAAAAACAGTGTGAATTTGATGGTTCAAAATTATTGCGAGGCTTGCCTCAAATTACATTACAAGTTGCTTAA
- a CDS encoding ABC transporter ATP-binding protein, whose product MSIGIAKEEKCALIGRNGAGKSTFIHSLLNLLPITNGKIFINGIDHKRNEWKKHVAYLPEKFQLYPHLTWEENLRFFASLNISKIDEKRIEEILKSVHLWDARNVKSKQYSKGMLQRLGLGIMLYYDAEILILDEPTSGLDPMGRADILSILRSLRDKTILLSSHHLDEVKQLCTHIAYLENGKIAKYSIAEFEMIFYGRREEIR is encoded by the coding sequence GTGAGTATTGGGATTGCTAAAGAGGAAAAATGTGCGCTCATAGGAAGAAATGGCGCCGGGAAATCGACCTTTATTCATAGTTTATTAAATCTTCTGCCTATTACGAACGGGAAAATTTTCATCAATGGAATTGACCATAAACGAAATGAATGGAAAAAACATGTAGCATATTTGCCGGAAAAATTTCAACTTTACCCTCATTTGACTTGGGAAGAAAATTTACGCTTTTTTGCGTCATTAAATATTTCCAAGATAGATGAGAAAAGAATAGAAGAAATATTAAAATCAGTTCATTTATGGGATGCGCGAAATGTAAAAAGCAAGCAATACTCGAAAGGGATGCTGCAGCGGCTCGGATTAGGAATCATGCTTTATTACGATGCAGAGATTTTAATATTGGATGAACCGACAAGCGGGCTTGACCCGATGGGGAGAGCTGATATTCTTTCCATTTTGCGTTCATTGCGCGATAAAACGATTTTGCTGTCGTCCCATCATTTAGATGAGGTCAAGCAGCTTTGTACACATATCGCTTATTTAGAAAATGGAAAAATTGCAAAATATTCGATTGCTGAATTTGAAATGATTTTTTATGGGAGAAGGGAAGAAATAAGATGA
- a CDS encoding right-handed parallel beta-helix repeat-containing protein, with the protein MFNTGGAAIMNSNRIILKNNKFLFNQGMRSLGVLLQMANDNEMVNNEFYQNQRGVYIDQSTNNFLKGNMFLQNQIGLEFWASSQNQIFTNNRFLKNISAVLRIGGEDNNKWSFHGVGNHWGEQARILDLNQDGKGESPLEYKSSLHKIVEQNELAYLFFNSPSIRVYEKINELLQEEEVMAVDRHPIIEQAGLSLQQMIGSS; encoded by the coding sequence ATTTTTAACACGGGTGGAGCGGCAATCATGAACTCCAACCGGATTATTTTAAAAAATAATAAGTTTTTATTTAACCAAGGGATGCGTTCATTAGGGGTTTTACTGCAAATGGCGAATGATAATGAAATGGTTAACAATGAATTCTATCAAAACCAGCGGGGCGTGTATATTGACCAATCAACCAATAATTTTCTAAAAGGAAATATGTTTTTGCAAAACCAAATTGGATTGGAATTTTGGGCAAGCTCACAAAATCAAATATTTACGAATAATCGATTTTTGAAAAATATTTCTGCTGTATTGCGTATTGGTGGAGAGGACAACAATAAATGGAGTTTTCATGGTGTAGGAAATCATTGGGGAGAACAAGCTCGAATTCTTGATCTCAATCAGGATGGAAAAGGAGAGTCTCCTCTTGAATACAAATCTTCTCTCCACAAAATCGTAGAGCAAAATGAATTAGCTTATTTGTTTTTCAATTCACCAAGCATTCGAGTGTATGAAAAAATCAATGAGCTCTTACAGGAAGAAGAAGTGATGGCGGTCGATCGTCATCCAATCATTGAGCAAGCCGGACTGTCATTACAACAAATGATTGGATCTTCCTAA
- a CDS encoding trans-sulfuration enzyme family protein — MNKGNNHKELNFDELQNETLVVHADDWVTNDRTLAPAIYYSATFRADNAAEFAEMAGTPRHPQYYTRYGNPVHERVKKVMAELEGTETALVTGSGMGAIATTILALVSAGDHVIAQTRHYMSTAKIMDEMLPRFGVEVTLVEQADVSAFAEAIRPNTKLIMVESPANPTLVITDIAAVVELARPRGILVVADNTFASPINQRPHDLGVDVVVHSATKYLGGHHDLTAGVICTSEELAERIWHTHISIGSVLSPMDAWLLLRGLRTLPIRVERINANALALAKFLEEQPQIERVYYPGLASHPQHELAKRQMRGFGGMIAFAIKGGYAETQRFVSALKLSLNAVSLGGVDSLVVHTAAMWEGVMNEEQMRTAGIPSNFVRFSVGIEHIDDLKADILQALQVV; from the coding sequence TTGAACAAAGGTAATAACCATAAAGAACTGAATTTCGATGAACTGCAAAACGAAACCTTAGTAGTACACGCTGATGATTGGGTGACAAACGATCGGACGCTGGCTCCTGCGATTTATTATTCCGCTACTTTCCGAGCTGATAATGCTGCCGAATTTGCGGAAATGGCGGGAACGCCTCGCCATCCTCAGTATTACACGCGTTACGGCAATCCGGTGCATGAACGGGTAAAGAAGGTGATGGCTGAGCTTGAAGGTACAGAAACCGCACTCGTAACGGGCTCTGGGATGGGAGCGATTGCTACGACGATTCTAGCGCTTGTTAGTGCAGGCGACCATGTGATTGCGCAGACGCGGCATTATATGAGTACCGCCAAAATCATGGACGAAATGCTGCCGCGATTTGGCGTCGAAGTGACCTTGGTCGAGCAAGCCGACGTGTCAGCATTTGCTGAAGCTATTCGACCCAATACAAAGTTAATCATGGTAGAGTCTCCAGCTAATCCAACATTGGTAATAACAGATATAGCCGCCGTGGTGGAATTGGCCCGCCCGAGAGGCATTCTCGTTGTGGCGGACAACACATTTGCGTCGCCAATCAATCAGCGGCCTCATGATTTGGGTGTCGATGTAGTCGTACATAGCGCAACGAAATATTTAGGCGGTCACCATGATTTGACAGCGGGTGTAATCTGTACAAGTGAGGAGTTAGCTGAGCGTATTTGGCACACGCATATCTCAATCGGCTCGGTTCTCTCCCCAATGGACGCATGGTTGCTATTGCGTGGTTTGCGTACCCTTCCGATTCGGGTCGAACGCATCAACGCTAACGCTCTCGCCCTGGCCAAGTTTTTGGAGGAGCAGCCGCAAATCGAGCGGGTGTATTATCCCGGTCTTGCTAGCCATCCGCAACACGAGTTGGCAAAACGCCAGATGCGAGGTTTCGGCGGAATGATCGCTTTTGCAATCAAAGGCGGTTACGCCGAGACTCAGCGCTTCGTTTCCGCATTAAAACTGTCGCTTAACGCAGTCAGCCTGGGTGGGGTCGATTCACTAGTGGTACATACAGCTGCGATGTGGGAAGGCGTGATGAATGAGGAGCAAATGAGGACTGCTGGGATTCCGTCCAATTTTGTACGCTTTTCGGTCGGCATCGAGCATATTGATGACCTGAAAGCGGATATTTTGCAAGCTCTGCAAGTGGTTTGA
- a CDS encoding transposase encodes MTKKQRRYEEDFKRQTVRYILEEAKSVAQVARELKIYENTLRGWVKKYKQEPEISETKTFQSEDQES; translated from the coding sequence ATGACAAAAAAACAAAGGCGGTACGAGGAAGACTTTAAGCGTCAAACAGTTCGTTATATTTTGGAGGAAGCGAAATCCGTTGCACAAGTGGCTCGTGAGCTCAAAATTTACGAAAATACTCTTCGCGGTTGGGTGAAAAAGTATAAGCAAGAACCAGAAATATCAGAAACCAAAACTTTTCAATCTGAAGACCAAGAAAGTTGA